A single genomic interval of Anopheles marshallii chromosome 2, idAnoMarsDA_429_01, whole genome shotgun sequence harbors:
- the LOC128709947 gene encoding probable isoaspartyl peptidase/L-asparaginase GA20639: MCVIEPVLIVHGGAGTVPDDRIPGKLRGVTLAAKVGYQVLARNGSVVEAVEEAVRIMEADRYFNAGYGSVLNSEGDVEMDASIMDGATKATGSLSGVRDLQHPISLARAVMEHSGHNFLIGEGLQSFALDRGFSFLDPPGQLVTQYAKDSLDDWKASDQSYRSGEGGTVGAVAIDADGHIAAATSTGGVTGKRVGRVGDTPIIGSGTYADNRLGGVSLTGDGDIIMKVCIAYDVLRTAELTGREIQPVADELLDAMSASLGGTAGMVGVDSAGNVVVAHNSKHMSWAYQRGDTVAYGVSKEDFNLQPASDIEFMSLVEDHDFEVKNTH; this comes from the coding sequence ATGTGTGTCATTGAACCTGTTCTCATCGTACATGGCGGTGCTGGAACTGTTCCCGACGATCGCATTCCCGGTAAACTTCGAGGTGTCACACTAGCGGCAAAGGTTGGCTACCAAGTGCTGGCTCGCAATGGATCGGTGGTGGAAGCGGTTGAGGAGGCCGTTCGTATCATGGAAGCTGATCGCTATTTTAACGCAGGCTACGGATCGGTACTTAACAGCGAGGGCGATGTCGAGATGGATGCCAGCATCATGGATGGCGCAACCAAAGCGACGGGAAGCTTAAGTGGTGTACGGGACCTTCAACATCCGATTTCGTTAGCTCGTGCCGTCATGGAACATTCGGGGCACAATTTTCTCATCGGTGAAGGTCTTCAGTCGTTCGCGCTGGATCGAGGCTTTTCGTTTTTGGACCCACCCGGCCAGCTGGTAACACAATACGCCAAAGATTCGCTAGATGATTGGAAAGCCTCCGATCAGAGCTACCGATCGGGCGAAGGGGGCACCGTCGGTGCCGTAGCAATCGATGCGGATGGTCACATTGCCGCAGCGACATCTACGGGCGGCGTAACGGGTAAGCGAGTTGGGCGCGTCGGTGATACTCCTATCATTGGCTCTGGGACGTATGCCGATAACAGGTTGGGTGGCGTGTCACTTACGGGCGATGGAGATATCATAATGAAGGTATGCATTGCGTACGATGTGCTGCGAACCGCTGAGCTCACCGGGCGCGAGATACAACCGGTAGCCGATGAGCTGCTCGATGCGATGAGCGCATCGTTGGGCGGTACGGCCGGTATGGTGGGGGTGGATAGTGCGGGCAATGTGGTGGTAGCGCACAACTCGAAGCATATGTCGTGGGCTTATCAAAGGGGCGATACAGTTGCCTACGGTGTCAGCAAGGAAGATTTCAACCTGCAGCCAGCATCTGACATCGAATTCATGTCTCTCGTGGAAGATCACGATTTCGAggtaaaaaacacacactga